A DNA window from Microcystis aeruginosa NIES-843 contains the following coding sequences:
- a CDS encoding efflux RND transporter permease subunit, whose translation MSENISLSGLSIRRHIGVLMLTIAVIIIGLFFLNRLEVDLLPSITYPRISLRMNVPGVSPEVILEEVTKPLEEGMSATEGVVQVYSETREGRMRVDLFFQPGGDLNVALNEATESFNRVRQNLPDIIEEPRLNKFEPSRLPVYEFAVVSDTLPLKDLRLFADEELGRELGFVEGVAVVDVIGGVREEIQVNIDLQRLQSLGVGLNQVLDTLKRRNQDISGGRLEGETGEPLTRAVGKFKNVADIQDLALTDSNNPEEKIYLRDVARVIDGTEEQRIFVTLNGKNAVRVSVQKQPNANTIAVVEGVKKRITELKKSGLMTGGIQVVPTTDESVFIQNAVNNVVSSGLAGTILAGLTVFVFLGSLRQTFIITLAIPLSTLVAIICMKLFGLSINVFSLGGLALGVGIVVDNSIVMLENIALKVNQNQNKQDFLEIARNSSQEVESALLASTATNLVSILPFLLLGGFISLLFNEIILTISFAVAASLLCALTVVPMLASRLLNMQVSSGIHRFWLLRVFSQRLEGLTILYGRFLAKIIHYRIPVILLAFLILGGSSFYLWQYIPQEVFSRIQTGQVNVFAQFPPGTNLNTNRQVMREVEKILLSQPETEYVFTTSGGSLFGTTTNENILRASSTINLKKGTNTEAYIERMSKALEQLNLVNVRLRLTPGQVRGIILNNSPSVGADVDVMLQGRDGKTLEQAGEEILSILDEKVPSARFRADADPRQPEIQIKPDWTRLNSLGLSTLEVGQTLRTAIQGSIPTQLQRGERLIDIRVQLDPNSRQKISDISQIPIFVNRQEDLKLADIARIEGGKTPGVIQRINQRQVFIIIGSLVEGAKLSDALAGVQSLLNSTPLPDGISILPSAAATSNQEIQGSLGLLAGLSVFLVFVVMAVQYNSLIDPLVIMLTVPLALAGGIFGLYWTKTPINAIVIVGVVLLVGIVVNNGIIMVELANQLRQEFGFTRLQAILKAAPQRLRPILMTTVTTVLGLFPLALGLGEGGQFLQPLGIVVFSGLSLATLLTLFIIPCFYVLFSRK comes from the coding sequence ATGTCAGAAAACATCTCCCTAAGCGGTCTGTCAATTCGTCGTCACATAGGAGTATTGATGTTAACTATAGCAGTTATCATCATCGGTCTTTTTTTTCTAAATCGTTTAGAAGTGGACTTGCTTCCTTCTATCACTTATCCCCGCATTAGTTTAAGGATGAATGTACCTGGAGTTTCCCCGGAAGTCATTCTCGAAGAAGTAACTAAACCCCTAGAAGAAGGAATGAGTGCCACCGAGGGAGTAGTGCAAGTTTATTCAGAAACTCGCGAGGGAAGGATGCGAGTAGATTTATTTTTTCAACCGGGGGGAGACTTAAATGTCGCTTTAAATGAAGCTACCGAAAGTTTTAATCGTGTCCGACAAAATTTACCCGATATTATTGAGGAACCGCGCTTAAACAAATTTGAACCCTCTCGTTTACCCGTCTATGAATTCGCTGTCGTTTCTGATACCCTACCCCTAAAAGATTTAAGATTATTTGCCGATGAAGAATTAGGGAGAGAATTAGGATTTGTGGAAGGAGTGGCAGTGGTGGACGTGATTGGGGGAGTTAGAGAAGAAATTCAAGTTAATATTGACCTGCAGCGATTACAATCTTTAGGAGTGGGATTAAATCAGGTTTTAGACACCCTAAAAAGACGCAATCAGGACATCTCTGGGGGCCGACTAGAGGGAGAAACCGGGGAACCTTTAACCCGTGCGGTGGGGAAATTTAAAAACGTAGCGGATATCCAAGATTTAGCACTGACCGATAGTAATAATCCCGAAGAAAAAATCTATCTGCGGGATGTGGCCAGAGTTATCGATGGGACAGAAGAACAAAGAATTTTTGTCACCCTAAATGGAAAAAATGCCGTGAGGGTTAGCGTCCAAAAACAACCGAATGCGAACACGATTGCTGTGGTAGAAGGGGTCAAAAAACGCATTACAGAATTAAAAAAATCCGGGTTAATGACCGGGGGAATACAAGTCGTCCCCACTACTGATGAGTCTGTATTTATCCAAAACGCGGTTAATAACGTGGTTTCGTCGGGACTAGCGGGGACAATTCTAGCAGGACTGACTGTATTCGTCTTTCTCGGTTCCCTGCGACAGACTTTTATCATTACCCTAGCGATTCCTCTTTCTACCCTCGTCGCAATTATCTGTATGAAGTTATTCGGGTTATCGATAAATGTGTTTAGTTTGGGAGGATTGGCCCTAGGGGTGGGTATCGTGGTGGATAATTCCATTGTCATGCTGGAAAATATTGCCCTCAAAGTTAATCAAAACCAAAATAAGCAAGATTTTTTAGAAATTGCCCGGAATAGCAGCCAAGAGGTAGAATCTGCTTTATTGGCCTCCACTGCGACTAATCTCGTCTCTATCCTGCCATTTTTACTACTGGGTGGTTTTATTTCCCTGCTGTTTAACGAGATTATCCTCACTATCAGTTTTGCTGTGGCTGCTTCTCTGTTGTGTGCGTTAACCGTTGTTCCCATGTTAGCCAGTCGTTTGTTAAATATGCAGGTTTCTAGTGGTATCCATCGATTTTGGCTCTTAAGAGTCTTTAGTCAACGTCTAGAAGGTTTAACCATCCTCTACGGTCGTTTTTTAGCTAAAATCATCCACTACAGAATACCTGTTATCCTGCTGGCCTTTTTAATTTTAGGGGGAAGTAGTTTCTATCTCTGGCAATATATCCCCCAGGAAGTCTTTAGTCGTATTCAAACTGGACAGGTGAACGTTTTTGCTCAATTTCCCCCGGGTACCAATTTAAATACTAACCGTCAGGTGATGCGGGAAGTAGAAAAGATTTTATTATCACAACCGGAAACTGAGTATGTTTTTACTACCAGTGGCGGTTCTCTTTTTGGCACAACTACCAATGAAAATATTTTGCGCGCTTCTAGTACGATTAATCTCAAAAAAGGCACTAATACAGAAGCATATATCGAACGGATGAGCAAAGCACTAGAGCAATTAAACCTCGTTAACGTGCGTTTGCGTCTCACCCCCGGTCAAGTGCGCGGTATTATTCTTAATAACTCTCCCTCCGTTGGTGCTGATGTGGATGTGATGTTACAGGGACGCGATGGGAAAACTTTAGAGCAAGCTGGTGAAGAAATCCTCAGTATTCTCGATGAAAAAGTCCCTAGTGCGCGTTTTCGTGCCGATGCTGACCCCAGACAACCAGAAATTCAGATTAAACCCGATTGGACCCGCTTAAATAGTTTGGGATTGAGTACCCTGGAAGTGGGACAAACGCTACGGACCGCTATTCAAGGATCGATCCCCACCCAACTGCAACGGGGAGAAAGATTAATCGATATCCGGGTGCAATTGGACCCCAACTCGCGGCAAAAAATTAGTGACATATCACAAATACCTATTTTTGTCAATAGGCAAGAAGACTTAAAATTAGCAGATATAGCCCGGATTGAAGGGGGAAAAACCCCCGGAGTCATCCAGAGAATCAATCAGCGTCAAGTTTTTATTATTATCGGCAGTTTAGTCGAAGGGGCGAAATTAAGTGACGCACTCGCGGGAGTACAATCGCTTTTAAATTCCACTCCCTTACCCGATGGTATCAGCATTTTACCCAGTGCTGCTGCCACGTCTAATCAAGAAATTCAGGGTTCTTTGGGTTTATTAGCGGGTTTATCGGTATTTTTAGTCTTTGTAGTCATGGCCGTGCAGTATAACTCACTCATAGACCCTTTGGTGATTATGTTAACCGTTCCTTTGGCCCTAGCGGGGGGAATTTTCGGGCTATATTGGACTAAAACCCCGATTAATGCCATTGTCATCGTCGGGGTGGTTTTATTGGTGGGGATTGTGGTTAATAACGGGATTATTATGGTGGAATTAGCCAATCAATTGCGGCAAGAATTCGGTTTTACTCGACTACAAGCCATTTTAAAGGCCGCTCCCCAACGTTTACGACCGATTTTAATGACTACCGTGACCACGGTTTTAGGTTTATTTCCCCTCGCTTTAGGATTAGGAGAGGGGGGACAATTCCTGCAACCTTTAGGAATTGTCGTTTTTTCGGGTTTGTCTTTAGCAACTCTGTTAACTCTGTTTATTATTCCCTGTTTTTACGTTTTATTCTCTAGAAAATAA
- a CDS encoding IS630-like element ISMae24 family transposase translates to MRLIRDLNPESQKMLERIYRASKHHQVRERAKCILLSFQGTTIEELSGIFGVTRKTIYNWLTDWEDRKLIGFYNRRGRGRKPKLTEAQGQQVIDWVKEEPKSLKKIQIKIVEEGKLTVSKDKIKRLIKKINMRWKRVRRGVAKTPDEWELEVKLPILEELKKQEKRGEIEIGYLDEMGGDSKPCIPDAWQEEKTTIKLPPIEGKRLNILGIMKRDNQLFYETQVGTVTSEIVINFLDKYCQNIQKKTVIIIDQASIHTSEAFMEKLEEWEKKNLKIFWLPTYSPHLNLIEILWRFLKYEWIEFSAYKDRKSLLAYVKKVLDNFGGEYVINFA, encoded by the coding sequence ATGAGATTGATTAGAGACCTAAACCCCGAGAGCCAGAAAATGCTAGAGAGAATTTATCGAGCTAGTAAACATCATCAAGTAAGAGAGCGAGCGAAATGTATACTCTTAAGTTTTCAGGGAACCACGATAGAAGAATTGAGCGGAATATTTGGAGTTACGAGAAAGACCATCTATAATTGGTTGACGGACTGGGAAGATAGAAAACTAATTGGTTTTTATAATCGTCGAGGAAGAGGGAGAAAACCTAAATTGACAGAAGCACAAGGTCAACAAGTTATTGACTGGGTAAAAGAAGAACCGAAAAGCTTAAAAAAAATCCAGATAAAAATTGTAGAAGAAGGGAAATTAACCGTAAGCAAAGACAAGATAAAAAGACTCATAAAAAAAATCAACATGAGGTGGAAAAGGGTGAGAAGAGGGGTCGCCAAAACCCCTGATGAGTGGGAGCTTGAGGTCAAACTACCTATTTTAGAAGAACTAAAAAAACAGGAAAAAAGAGGAGAGATTGAGATAGGATATTTGGATGAAATGGGAGGGGATTCAAAGCCTTGTATTCCTGACGCTTGGCAAGAAGAAAAAACCACGATAAAGTTACCACCAATTGAAGGTAAAAGACTAAATATTTTAGGAATAATGAAACGAGATAATCAATTATTTTATGAGACACAGGTCGGAACGGTTACTAGCGAGATAGTTATTAATTTTCTGGATAAATATTGCCAAAATATACAGAAAAAAACTGTCATAATAATTGACCAAGCTTCCATTCATACCAGCGAGGCATTTATGGAGAAACTTGAGGAATGGGAAAAGAAAAACTTGAAAATATTTTGGTTGCCCACTTATTCACCTCATTTAAATTTAATTGAAATATTATGGAGATTTTTAAAATATGAATGGATTGAATTTAGCGCCTATAAAGACCGAAAGAGCCTCCTCGCTTACGTTAAAAAAGTGCTGGACAATTTTGGAGGCGAGTATGTAATTAATTTTGCCTAG
- a CDS encoding ISAs1-like element ISMae8 family transposase, translating into MLSLIEKLKQVKDFRKDKGKRHPLWIVLVVIILGTMLGYSGYRELGEFAKNNRHRLSKEFNIIPERVPSYSTIRRVMMGVDWQSLLKMFNEWALEEYGQRDDINWLGMDGKSLKNTRKNPNNEQQNFIMFVSLFSQESGLVLHLKRIENKKGSEIDEGQAIIEDCSLQNKVFTGDALHCQKKTISLIAKTKNDYVITVKGNQKNLYKRIQDLSNSSKPESCFLEQDNSHGRKISRKIEVFKVRKNERQGFENLRRVIKVERKGSRGDKTYEETAYYISSLTESAQVFAKIIRGHWKIENQLHWVKDVIFEEDKSEISDFQAASNWSILTTIGLNLFRGLGFLSITEGQRWLAERWEKLIVLST; encoded by the coding sequence ATGTTGAGCTTAATAGAAAAACTGAAACAAGTCAAGGACTTTAGGAAAGATAAAGGAAAAAGACACCCTTTATGGATAGTATTAGTAGTAATAATACTGGGAACAATGCTAGGATACTCAGGTTATAGAGAACTAGGAGAGTTTGCTAAAAATAATCGGCACAGGCTCAGTAAAGAATTTAACATAATTCCAGAAAGAGTCCCATCCTATTCAACAATTAGAAGGGTAATGATGGGAGTTGACTGGCAGAGTTTGTTAAAAATGTTTAATGAATGGGCATTAGAAGAATATGGACAAAGAGATGATATAAATTGGCTAGGTATGGATGGAAAAAGTCTCAAAAACACCCGAAAGAATCCTAATAATGAACAACAAAATTTTATCATGTTTGTCTCATTGTTTAGTCAAGAAAGTGGATTAGTATTACACTTAAAAAGAATCGAAAACAAAAAAGGGTCTGAAATCGACGAAGGGCAAGCTATAATTGAGGATTGCTCTCTCCAAAATAAAGTTTTTACTGGCGATGCTTTACACTGTCAGAAAAAAACAATCAGCTTAATAGCCAAGACTAAAAATGATTATGTTATCACCGTTAAAGGAAATCAGAAAAATCTTTATAAGCGAATACAAGACCTGAGTAATTCCTCAAAGCCAGAAAGTTGCTTTCTTGAACAAGATAATAGTCATGGACGAAAAATATCAAGAAAAATAGAAGTTTTTAAAGTGAGAAAAAATGAAAGACAAGGGTTTGAAAATCTGCGAAGAGTTATTAAAGTAGAAAGAAAGGGTAGTCGCGGGGATAAAACCTATGAAGAAACAGCTTACTATATCAGTAGCCTAACCGAATCCGCTCAAGTATTTGCTAAAATTATTCGAGGACATTGGAAAATAGAAAATCAGTTACATTGGGTAAAAGATGTAATTTTTGAGGAAGATAAAAGCGAGATAAGTGATTTTCAAGCGGCCAGCAATTGGTCAATTCTCACAACTATAGGATTGAATCTTTTCAGAGGTTTGGGTTTTCTCTCAATAACAGAGGGACAGAGGTGGTTAGCTGAACGTTGGGAAAAATTGATAGTTTTATCGACGTAA